The genomic segment TGGCTGTAATCTATGTAATGATTTTTCCTTCAATTATTTCCTATTTATGCTTTAACAGGGGGGTAGAACTTGCAGGTGCCAACAAAGCCGGGCTTTTTTTATACATGATGCCGGTATTTGGAAGTATTATGGCTATAATCTTTCTTGGCGAAAGCTTTTGCTGGTTTCATGCTGCGGGCATAGGTTTAATCGGTTCAGGAATTATGCTTGCAACAAGGAGAAATCTATAAAGATTTATTGATAGTAGAGTAATTAGATGATATAATATCAGGCTGAGATTATATTTTAAGAGTCAAAGTTAATAAATTTAATTATGAGGTTTAGTTATGATAAAGGAAAACGGGGTTGTAATAAAAACAGGAAAAGCTAAAGCCTGGGTAAAAACAATAAAAAGCAGTGCATGTGCAGGATGTGCATCTCATGATTCCTGTGAAGCTGCAAAAGAAGCTGAGGTTGAGGCAATTAATACTATTGGTGCAAAAACCGGAGATAATGTGGTTGTAGGGTTTGAAACCGGCTCTCTCATAAAGGTTTCAATGATGCTTTATCTTTTTCCAGTATTTACAATGATTGCAGGGGCAGTCATAGGTTCAAAGCTTGCCCCTGTCTATAATATTGATGAATCTGTTATGTCAGCCATATTTGCATTTTCATTTTTCTTCCTGTCTTTTATCTGCATAAGGCTTACTGGAAACCTGCTTTCAGGCAATAAAAAATATCAGGCCCAGATAATAAAAATAAAGAAAGATATTTCCCAGTCTGCTTCTGTATCCTGCAGTCAGGTTTGAGTTTGGAGGCAATTTGAATAATAGAAAATTAATGCTGGGCAATGAGGCCATAGCTTTGGGACTGGTGGAAAATAAATGTGCAATTGTTACATCTTATCCAGGCACACCAGCGTCTGAGATTTTATCTTCTGCTGCATCCCTGCAAAAAGCCGGCAATATACAAATGCACACTCAATGGGCTGTAAATGAAAAAATAGCATTTGAGATTGCATATACAGGAAGCATAAGCAGTTTGAGAACTGCTGTAAGCATGAAACAGGTGGGGCTGAATGTTGCATCTGACCCTCTTATGAGTGCTGCATATATGGGAACAAAAGGGGGATTTATCATAATAAGTGCTGATGACCCAGGCCCCCATTCATCCCAGACAGAACAAGACAGCCGCATGATGGCAATGATGGCAAAAATACCTGTGCTTGATCCTGATTCTCCTGCCCAGGCAAGGGAAATGGTTTCAATGGCTTATGAATTGTCAGAAGAATTTGGAGTTCCTGTCATGCTTAGACCTTCAACCAGAGTGTGCCACAGCCGTCAGGATATTGAAACAAGCCGAATTGAACCAGCTAATTGTGATGAAAATATAAAACCTGATTTTCAAAAAGACCCTGCACGCTGGGCTGCAACCCCCAAATTTCGTTACCAGCTCCACAAGGCTCTGGAGGAAAAGCTTGCAGTTATAGCAAAATATGAAAAAACCAGACCTGTTAGAAAAAATCCAGGACCTGTTAATTCCACTGCCATTGTAGTCTCAGGTGTGTGTGCCGCACATGCGGAAGAGATTCTCAAAGACCTGGAACTCTGGGATACACTTCCTTTGTACCAGGTAATTATGCCTTTTCCCCTTCATACTGATTTTATCTCCCATCTAATAGATACTTATGAGGAAATCCTTGTTATTGAAGAAACCACAGGCATTATTGAAATCCAGTTAAGAGACCGGCACCGGGTTAAAGGAAAAATGAATAATATTGTGCCTTGTGTTGGTGAACTTTCTCCTGAAAAGATTGAAGGTCTTATAAGACAGACTGCAGGCATGACCTCATCTATAGCTGAAACAAAGTCTGTTCCTGGAAGAAGACCAACCCTTTGTGCAGGATGCCCCCACAGGGCAAGCTTTTTTGCCATTAAAAAAGCTGCTCCCAAA from the Desulfonema limicola genome contains:
- a CDS encoding SoxR reducing system RseC family protein translates to MIKENGVVIKTGKAKAWVKTIKSSACAGCASHDSCEAAKEAEVEAINTIGAKTGDNVVVGFETGSLIKVSMMLYLFPVFTMIAGAVIGSKLAPVYNIDESVMSAIFAFSFFFLSFICIRLTGNLLSGNKKYQAQIIKIKKDISQSASVSCSQV
- a CDS encoding thiamine pyrophosphate-dependent enzyme encodes the protein MNNRKLMLGNEAIALGLVENKCAIVTSYPGTPASEILSSAASLQKAGNIQMHTQWAVNEKIAFEIAYTGSISSLRTAVSMKQVGLNVASDPLMSAAYMGTKGGFIIISADDPGPHSSQTEQDSRMMAMMAKIPVLDPDSPAQAREMVSMAYELSEEFGVPVMLRPSTRVCHSRQDIETSRIEPANCDENIKPDFQKDPARWAATPKFRYQLHKALEEKLAVIAKYEKTRPVRKNPGPVNSTAIVVSGVCAAHAEEILKDLELWDTLPLYQVIMPFPLHTDFISHLIDTYEEILVIEETTGIIEIQLRDRHRVKGKMNNIVPCVGELSPEKIEGLIRQTAGMTSSIAETKSVPGRRPTLCAGCPHRASFFAIKKAAPKGIYTSDIGCYTLGLNLGAVDTVLCMGAAVSQAAGFFHAYKNEAKKPDIVATIGDSTFFHSGIPALVDAVVQNIGFVLVILDNRTTAMTGSQPTPDTGLGASGEPLKRVNIESLVKGCGIEFCKTGNPYNLPDFTALVKEAVQYSRKNGPAVVISRYPCLLDRRQKHADPIPVRINENCDGCGYCIKHFECPALVMEQENQPVYIDPILCSRCGVCIHVCPKGSIEKKI